The Sphingomonas alpina genome has a segment encoding these proteins:
- a CDS encoding GDP-mannose 4,6-dehydratase: MTKHALICGISGQDGALLAKLLLDKGYRVFGTSRDAEVSRFSNLAQLGILDRVTTLSMTLTDFRSVLQVLSETRPDEVYNLAGQSSVGLSFAQPVETLESIAFGTLNLLEVLRFMGGNTRLYNAASSECFGETTETRPATEESPFHPRSPYGVAKATAFWEVANYREAYGLFASSGILFNHESPLRPERFVTRKVVRAAARIAAGSGERLKLGALNVVRDWGWAEDYVDAMWRMLQLDHATDFVVATGKSHSLEYFVQRCFELQNLDWRDHVEVDQNLMRATDIATSHGDPGKAERLLGWRSTVDFDELLRRLIAAEHIAPAA, translated from the coding sequence TTGACCAAGCACGCGCTCATCTGCGGGATTTCGGGCCAGGACGGTGCGTTGCTGGCCAAGCTGCTGCTCGACAAGGGCTATCGGGTGTTCGGCACCTCACGCGATGCGGAAGTGTCGCGCTTCTCGAACCTCGCACAGCTGGGCATTCTCGATCGGGTCACCACCCTGTCGATGACGCTGACGGATTTTCGCAGCGTGCTCCAGGTCCTGTCGGAAACCAGGCCGGACGAAGTCTACAACCTCGCCGGACAAAGTTCGGTCGGCCTCTCCTTCGCTCAGCCGGTCGAGACGCTGGAGAGCATCGCTTTCGGCACGCTCAACCTCCTCGAAGTGCTGCGCTTCATGGGCGGCAACACACGGCTTTATAACGCAGCGTCCAGCGAATGTTTCGGCGAAACGACCGAAACCAGGCCCGCAACCGAAGAAAGCCCGTTCCACCCACGCAGTCCCTATGGTGTCGCCAAGGCAACCGCCTTTTGGGAAGTTGCCAATTACCGCGAGGCTTATGGCCTGTTCGCCAGCTCGGGCATCCTATTCAACCATGAATCGCCGCTGCGCCCCGAACGCTTCGTCACCCGCAAGGTCGTCCGCGCGGCGGCACGCATCGCGGCGGGATCAGGCGAGCGACTGAAGCTCGGCGCGTTGAACGTGGTGCGCGACTGGGGCTGGGCGGAGGATTATGTCGACGCGATGTGGCGCATGCTGCAGCTCGACCATGCCACCGACTTCGTCGTCGCGACGGGCAAGAGCCATAGCCTCGAATATTTCGTGCAGCGCTGTTTCGAACTCCAGAATCTCGACTGGCGCGATCATGTCGAGGTCGACCAGAATCTGATGCGTGCAACCGATATCGCGACCAGCCATGGCGACCCGGGCAAGGCGGAACGGCTGCTCGGATGGCGCTCGACAGTCGATTTCGACGAGTTGCTCCGCCGCCTGATTGCGGCTGAGCACATCGCACCGGCGGCCTGA
- the asnB gene encoding asparagine synthase (glutamine-hydrolyzing): MCGLNGIFAYASNVPVSAREEVVKVRDSMARRGPDGAGLWANDDGGCVLGHRRLSILDLSDRALQPMESRDGRYVIVYNGEIYNYPELRAAALAAGRTLVTTSDTEILLDLFEQHGPAMLDTLRGMFAFAIWDNVTRSLFLARDAFGIKPLFFSHKNGVFRFASQVRALRAGSGISDARDPAGVIGFLLLGSVPEPFTWYADITSLPAGHCMTVDASGVMQRRYVDAAAILVSAERERIDHGVALRRAHNAVRDSIKAHLLADVPVGLFLSGGIDSAAILGVAMEGATRPIHTITLGFDEFEGTDDDEVPIAGRIAAFYGAQHNVRRIGRDEFLADIDEILATMDQPSIDGINTWFVAKAAQEQGLKVALSGVGGDEMLGGYPSFNDVPAWHSRYGLIARTPGIGPVIGTLVKTLMPGFAANNPKAAGLLRYTGTLGGAYLVRRALRLPDDFSAILDPAFVKAGLSRLGIVGRMNDVLDPMPDSDQASVTLLELGFYMRNQLLRDADWAGMRHSVEIRTPLVDIALFRELAPLIGHLKAGEGKQLLADAPVIALPGWHRHRSKTGFRIPYASWMSGIDGLAERSAVASGNNGLLSREWSRYLLDHYRTTT; this comes from the coding sequence ATGTGTGGGTTGAATGGCATTTTTGCCTATGCGTCCAACGTGCCTGTATCGGCGCGGGAAGAGGTAGTGAAGGTACGCGACTCCATGGCTCGTCGCGGACCGGACGGCGCTGGTCTATGGGCGAACGACGATGGCGGCTGCGTGCTGGGCCATCGGCGATTGTCGATTCTTGACCTATCCGATCGCGCCTTGCAGCCGATGGAAAGCCGCGATGGTCGCTACGTCATCGTCTATAATGGCGAGATCTATAACTATCCCGAATTGCGCGCCGCAGCGCTTGCCGCCGGTCGCACCCTGGTCACCACCTCCGATACCGAAATCCTGCTCGACCTGTTCGAACAACATGGCCCGGCGATGCTCGACACGCTGCGCGGCATGTTCGCCTTTGCCATTTGGGACAATGTCACGCGCTCGCTGTTTCTCGCGCGCGATGCATTCGGCATCAAACCCTTGTTCTTTTCCCACAAGAATGGGGTTTTTCGTTTCGCATCGCAGGTCCGCGCACTTCGTGCAGGCAGCGGGATCAGCGATGCAAGGGATCCGGCAGGCGTGATTGGTTTCCTGTTGCTGGGCAGCGTGCCGGAACCCTTCACCTGGTACGCCGATATCACTTCGCTCCCGGCCGGCCATTGCATGACCGTCGACGCAAGTGGCGTCATGCAGCGTCGCTATGTCGATGCCGCGGCAATCCTGGTATCCGCGGAACGCGAACGTATCGACCACGGCGTCGCGCTTCGTCGTGCGCACAATGCGGTACGCGACAGCATCAAGGCGCATTTGCTCGCCGATGTCCCGGTCGGCTTGTTCTTGTCGGGCGGAATAGACTCGGCGGCGATTCTCGGCGTTGCTATGGAAGGTGCGACGCGCCCGATCCACACCATCACGCTGGGTTTCGATGAATTCGAAGGCACGGATGACGATGAAGTTCCGATCGCCGGCCGCATCGCGGCCTTTTACGGGGCACAGCATAATGTGCGGCGCATCGGCCGTGACGAATTCCTCGCCGATATCGACGAAATATTGGCAACCATGGACCAGCCGTCGATCGACGGAATCAATACCTGGTTTGTCGCAAAGGCCGCGCAGGAGCAGGGTCTGAAAGTCGCCTTGTCGGGTGTCGGCGGCGACGAAATGCTTGGTGGCTATCCCAGCTTCAACGACGTGCCGGCCTGGCATTCGCGCTATGGTCTGATCGCACGCACGCCCGGAATCGGCCCCGTGATCGGCACGCTTGTGAAGACGCTGATGCCGGGCTTTGCCGCCAACAACCCCAAGGCGGCCGGTCTGTTGCGCTATACCGGCACGCTGGGGGGCGCATATCTGGTGCGTCGCGCGCTGCGACTTCCCGATGATTTCTCCGCCATTCTCGATCCGGCGTTCGTGAAAGCCGGACTTTCCCGATTGGGTATCGTCGGACGGATGAACGACGTCCTCGATCCGATGCCGGATTCAGACCAGGCATCGGTCACATTGCTCGAACTCGGTTTCTACATGCGCAATCAGCTGCTGCGCGACGCCGACTGGGCCGGCATGCGGCACAGTGTGGAAATCCGTACCCCGCTGGTCGATATCGCGCTCTTCCGCGAACTGGCTCCGCTGATCGGTCACCTGAAGGCCGGCGAAGGCAAACAACTCCTTGCCGATGCGCCGGTTATCGCCCTGCCCGGCTGGCACCGTCATCGCAGCAAGACCGGTTTCCGTATTCCCTATGCCAGCTGGATGTCGGGTATAGACGGCCTTGCGGAGCGCAGCGCTGTCGCATCGGGCAATAACGGCCTGTTGTCGCGCGAATGGTCGCGCTATCTGCTCGATCATTACCGCACCACCACCTGA
- a CDS encoding NAD-dependent epimerase/dehydratase family protein: MSKSAILVTGAAGFIGMHVTRQLLARGERVIGIDNLNDYYDVRLKHARLAEIGRGTNRDFEFLELDFADDKALDTALSAHAFDRIVHLGAQAGVRYSIDNPRAYIHSNIAGHLNMLELARHRDIEHMVYASSSSIYGGDATLPFKVDDRADRPLSLYAATKRADELMSDTYAHLYRTPLTGLRFFTVYGPWGRPDMAMWLFTSAILEGRPINVFNGGDMRRDFTYIDDIVAGIVACLDNPPSDDGAVKAGGSISPHRLYNIGNHKSERLDRLIELVEAACGTPAIRVPLPMQPGDMKDTFADIDAIQRDLGYAPTTSIEHGVPRFVDWYRSYKGT; encoded by the coding sequence ATGAGCAAGTCTGCGATCCTCGTTACCGGCGCCGCTGGTTTTATCGGCATGCATGTCACGCGGCAGCTGCTCGCGCGGGGCGAGCGCGTGATCGGCATCGACAATCTCAACGATTATTACGATGTGCGGCTGAAACATGCGCGCCTCGCCGAGATCGGGCGCGGCACAAATCGCGACTTCGAGTTTCTCGAACTCGATTTCGCCGACGACAAGGCGCTCGACACCGCTTTGTCGGCGCATGCGTTCGATCGCATCGTGCATCTCGGCGCGCAGGCCGGGGTGCGCTACTCGATCGACAACCCGCGCGCTTATATCCATTCGAACATCGCCGGGCACCTCAACATGCTCGAACTCGCGCGTCACCGCGATATCGAGCATATGGTCTATGCCTCGTCCTCATCGATCTATGGCGGCGACGCGACCCTGCCCTTCAAGGTCGACGACCGCGCCGATCGTCCGCTCTCGCTCTATGCCGCGACCAAGCGCGCCGACGAACTGATGAGCGATACCTATGCCCATCTCTATCGCACGCCACTGACCGGCCTGCGCTTCTTCACCGTCTATGGCCCCTGGGGACGGCCCGACATGGCGATGTGGCTGTTCACCAGCGCCATCCTCGAAGGCCGCCCGATCAATGTCTTCAACGGCGGCGATATGCGACGCGACTTCACCTATATCGACGATATCGTCGCCGGCATCGTCGCCTGCCTCGACAATCCACCCTCCGATGACGGCGCGGTCAAAGCCGGCGGCAGCATCTCGCCGCACCGGCTCTACAATATCGGCAACCATAAATCGGAGCGGCTCGACCGGCTGATCGAACTGGTCGAGGCAGCCTGCGGCACGCCCGCGATCCGCGTGCCGTTACCGATGCAGCCTGGTGATATGAAGGACACATTTGCCGATATCGACGCGATCCAGCGCGATCTCGGTTATGCGCCGACAACCTCGATCGAGCACGGTGTGCCGCGTTTCGTCGACTGGTATCGCAGCTACAAAGGCACCTAG
- the gmd gene encoding GDP-mannose 4,6-dehydratase, giving the protein MTKTALITGVTGQDGAYLSELLLSKGYEVHGIKRRSSSFNTGRIDHIYQDPHEAGARLHLHYGDMTDSMNLTRIVQEVQPDEIYNLAAMSHVAVSFETPEYTANADGIGTLRLLEAIRLLGLVDKTRIYQASTSELYGLVQEVPQSETTPFYPRSPYAAAKMYAYWITVNYREAYGIHASNGILFNHESPLRGETFVTRKITRAVAANHLGLQDILWLGNLDAKRDWGHARDYVEGMWRIVQHEKGDDFVLATGVTQTVRSFVEKAFAEVDKKIDWSGTGVDEVGTCSKTGKTLVKVDPRYFRPTEVDLLIGNPAKAKRLLGWEATTTLDELCAEMVREDLKVIAREAETRRPDEERPAALYVIKS; this is encoded by the coding sequence ATGACGAAGACCGCGTTGATTACCGGTGTGACCGGACAGGACGGAGCCTATCTGTCCGAGCTGCTTCTTTCGAAGGGCTATGAAGTTCACGGCATCAAACGCCGGTCTTCCTCGTTCAACACCGGACGCATCGACCATATCTACCAGGATCCGCACGAGGCGGGCGCACGGCTTCATCTCCATTATGGCGACATGACGGATTCGATGAATCTGACCCGGATCGTGCAGGAGGTTCAGCCTGACGAAATCTATAATCTCGCGGCGATGAGCCATGTGGCGGTCAGTTTCGAGACGCCGGAATATACTGCCAATGCCGACGGCATCGGCACGTTGCGCCTGCTGGAGGCGATCCGCCTGCTCGGCCTGGTCGACAAGACCCGCATCTACCAGGCATCGACATCGGAACTTTACGGCCTGGTGCAGGAAGTGCCGCAGTCGGAAACGACGCCCTTCTATCCCCGTTCGCCCTATGCGGCCGCCAAGATGTACGCCTATTGGATCACGGTGAACTACCGCGAAGCCTATGGCATCCATGCGTCGAACGGCATCCTGTTCAATCATGAAAGCCCATTGCGCGGCGAAACCTTCGTCACGCGCAAGATCACCCGCGCGGTGGCCGCCAATCACCTCGGCCTGCAGGACATATTGTGGCTCGGCAATCTCGATGCCAAGCGCGACTGGGGCCATGCCCGCGATTATGTCGAGGGCATGTGGCGCATCGTCCAGCATGAGAAGGGCGATGATTTCGTGCTCGCCACCGGCGTGACACAGACGGTGCGTTCGTTCGTCGAAAAAGCCTTTGCCGAGGTCGACAAGAAAATCGACTGGAGCGGCACCGGCGTCGATGAGGTCGGCACCTGCAGCAAGACCGGCAAGACGCTGGTCAAGGTCGATCCGCGCTATTTCCGCCCCACCGAGGTGGACCTGCTGATCGGCAACCCGGCCAAGGCCAAGCGGCTGCTCGGCTGGGAGGCCACCACCACGCTTGACGAACTGTGTGCCGAGATGGTTCGCGAGGATCTGAAGGTCATTGCTCGCGAGGCCGAGACGCGCCGCCCGGACGAGGAGCGCCCTGCTGCGCTCTATGTGATCAAGAGCTGA
- the wecC gene encoding UDP-N-acetyl-D-mannosamine dehydrogenase: MISDTQLRVVVVGLGYIGLPTAAVIARTGAQVLGVDVTQSIVDTVNSGKVHIEEVDLDGLVSGVVARGSLRASTQIEPADVFVIAVPTPFAEDHAPNIGYVLQAATTVATVLKAGDVVILESTSPVGTTEKVRDLLAQLRPDLKVPGKTGGATGEGPDIAIAYCPERVLPGRILVELIDNDRVIGGITPRCARKALAFYRRFVRGACVTTTCRAAEMTKLTENAFRDVNIAFANELSRVADTMEVDVWEVIRLANRHPRVNILSPGPGVGGHCIAVDPWFLVHADRANTPLIRTAREVNDAKVDYAIDRAAAMIEANPGTPVACLGLAFKANIDDFRESPALKVASELARRFGDRVHVVEPYADTLPEAFDGSGATLTDIDTAIERCGIMIVLVDHDIFKSVPLDERADKVVYDTRGIWPDQPHLKPRTEPLRLAG, translated from the coding sequence ATGATTTCGGATACTCAGTTAAGGGTGGTCGTCGTCGGCCTCGGCTATATCGGGCTTCCCACCGCTGCGGTGATCGCGCGGACCGGCGCGCAGGTGCTTGGCGTGGATGTGACCCAGTCGATCGTCGACACCGTCAATTCAGGCAAGGTGCATATCGAGGAAGTCGATCTCGACGGGCTCGTGTCCGGCGTGGTCGCACGCGGATCGCTGCGGGCCTCGACGCAGATCGAGCCGGCCGATGTGTTCGTCATCGCCGTGCCCACTCCCTTTGCCGAGGATCATGCGCCGAACATCGGTTATGTCCTGCAGGCCGCGACCACCGTCGCGACAGTGCTGAAGGCCGGCGATGTCGTGATCCTGGAATCGACCTCGCCGGTCGGCACGACCGAGAAGGTTCGTGATCTGCTCGCCCAGCTTCGGCCTGATCTCAAGGTTCCCGGCAAGACCGGTGGCGCCACCGGTGAGGGGCCGGACATCGCCATCGCCTATTGCCCGGAACGCGTGCTGCCGGGACGCATCCTGGTCGAGCTGATCGATAACGACCGCGTGATCGGCGGCATCACCCCGCGTTGCGCGCGCAAAGCGCTCGCCTTTTACCGCCGCTTCGTGCGCGGCGCCTGCGTCACCACGACGTGCCGCGCGGCGGAGATGACCAAGTTGACGGAGAACGCATTCCGCGACGTCAATATCGCTTTCGCCAATGAGCTGAGCCGGGTCGCCGATACGATGGAGGTCGATGTGTGGGAGGTGATCCGCCTCGCCAACCGTCACCCCCGCGTCAACATCCTCTCCCCCGGGCCCGGCGTGGGCGGACATTGCATCGCGGTCGACCCCTGGTTCTTGGTCCATGCCGACCGCGCCAACACGCCGCTGATCCGCACCGCGCGCGAAGTGAACGACGCCAAGGTCGATTATGCGATCGATCGCGCCGCAGCGATGATCGAGGCCAATCCCGGCACCCCGGTCGCGTGCCTCGGCCTCGCCTTCAAAGCCAATATCGACGATTTCCGCGAGAGCCCGGCGCTGAAAGTCGCAAGCGAGCTCGCCCGGCGCTTCGGCGACCGCGTGCATGTGGTCGAGCCCTATGCCGACACCCTGCCCGAAGCATTCGACGGATCGGGCGCGACGCTGACCGACATCGATACGGCAATCGAGCGCTGCGGGATCATGATCGTGCTGGTCGATCACGACATCTTCAAATCGGTCCCGCTCGACGAGCGCGCGGACAAGGTCGTCTATGACACGCGTGGCATCTGGCCCGACCAGCCGCATCTCAAACCCCGCACCGAACCACTTCGCCTCGCCGGCTGA
- a CDS encoding GDP-L-fucose synthase, whose amino-acid sequence MFDLKDKKIWVAGERGMVGRAIIRRLANEGCTIVSPDTRIDLRDQAATFAWMAANPVDLVFLAAAKVGGIAANNDRPGEFLYDNLMIETNVIEGARRTGVAKLVFLGSSCIFPKMAAQPMAESALLTGPLEPTNQWYAIAKIAGLKLCEAYRRQYGCDFISAQPTNLYGPFDNFDLESSHVLPALMRKAHEAKLAGADILSVWGSGTPLREFLHVDDLADALVFLARSYSDDEFVNIGTGDEVSIADLAHLVANAVGFRGRSRSMPPAPTGRRASWSIRRS is encoded by the coding sequence ATGTTCGATCTGAAGGACAAGAAGATCTGGGTCGCCGGAGAGCGCGGTATGGTCGGCCGGGCGATCATCCGGCGGCTGGCGAACGAAGGCTGCACGATCGTCTCGCCGGACACGAGAATCGACTTGCGCGATCAGGCAGCGACCTTCGCCTGGATGGCGGCCAACCCGGTCGACCTGGTCTTTCTCGCGGCGGCGAAAGTCGGTGGAATTGCGGCCAATAACGACCGGCCGGGCGAGTTTCTCTACGATAATCTGATGATCGAAACCAACGTGATCGAGGGCGCGCGTCGCACCGGGGTCGCCAAGCTCGTCTTTCTCGGCTCGTCGTGCATTTTCCCGAAAATGGCGGCGCAGCCGATGGCCGAAAGCGCTTTGCTCACCGGACCGCTCGAGCCGACCAACCAATGGTATGCGATCGCCAAGATCGCCGGACTGAAGCTGTGCGAGGCGTATCGCCGGCAATATGGCTGTGATTTCATTTCTGCCCAGCCAACCAATCTTTATGGCCCGTTCGACAATTTCGACCTGGAATCGAGCCATGTACTTCCCGCGCTGATGCGCAAGGCGCATGAAGCGAAGCTTGCCGGCGCGGATATCTTGTCGGTCTGGGGCAGCGGTACGCCCTTGCGCGAGTTCCTCCATGTCGACGATCTCGCGGACGCACTGGTTTTCCTTGCCCGGAGCTATTCCGACGACGAGTTCGTCAATATCGGCACCGGCGATGAAGTGAGCATCGCCGACCTCGCGCATCTGGTCGCGAATGCGGTCGGTTTTCGGGGGAGGTCGCGTTCGATGCCACCCGCCCCGACGGGACGCCGCGCAAGCTGGTCGATACGACGAAGCTGA
- a CDS encoding UDP-glucuronic acid decarboxylase family protein: protein MARTFGRNTRPEFKTYPENIVARLYDSRKRILVTGGAGFVGSHLIDRLLEQGHEILCVDNLFTGAKRNIEHLHNHARLEFMRHDVCLPLYVEVDEIYNLACPASPIHYQHDPVQTTKTSVHGAINMLGLAKRVKAKIFQASTSEVYGDPSVHPQPEEYWGNVNPIGPRSCYDEGKRCAETLFFDYHRQHNLEIKVARIFNTYGPRMHPADGRVVSNFIVQALKGEPITIYGDGSQTRSFCYVDDLVDGFIRLMDTGPEVTGPINLGNPVEFTMIELAELVLEQTGSRSPLIRMPLPADDPKQRKPDITKAQTILGWQPKVPLAEGLKSTIDFFANRDR from the coding sequence ATGGCGCGGACCTTCGGTCGCAACACGCGGCCTGAATTCAAGACTTACCCGGAGAATATCGTGGCCCGCCTTTACGACAGCAGAAAACGTATCCTTGTGACAGGCGGCGCCGGTTTTGTCGGCTCGCACCTGATCGACCGCCTGCTCGAGCAGGGCCATGAGATACTGTGCGTCGACAATCTCTTCACCGGCGCCAAACGCAATATCGAGCATCTGCACAATCACGCGCGGCTCGAATTCATGCGCCATGACGTGTGCCTGCCGCTCTATGTCGAAGTCGACGAGATCTACAATCTCGCCTGCCCCGCCTCGCCGATCCATTATCAGCATGACCCGGTCCAGACGACCAAGACCTCGGTGCATGGCGCGATCAACATGCTCGGCCTCGCCAAGCGCGTAAAGGCGAAGATATTCCAGGCATCGACCAGCGAGGTCTATGGCGACCCCTCGGTCCACCCGCAGCCCGAGGAATATTGGGGCAACGTCAACCCGATCGGCCCGCGCTCCTGCTATGACGAAGGCAAGCGCTGCGCCGAGACCCTGTTCTTCGACTATCACCGCCAGCACAATCTTGAGATCAAGGTCGCGCGGATCTTCAACACCTATGGTCCGCGCATGCATCCGGCCGACGGACGCGTCGTCTCCAATTTCATCGTTCAGGCGCTGAAGGGCGAGCCGATCACCATCTATGGAGATGGATCGCAGACCCGTTCCTTCTGCTATGTCGACGATCTGGTCGATGGCTTTATCCGCCTGATGGATACCGGCCCCGAAGTCACCGGACCGATCAATCTCGGCAACCCAGTCGAATTCACCATGATCGAACTGGCCGAGCTTGTGCTCGAGCAGACCGGCTCGCGGTCGCCACTGATCCGCATGCCGTTGCCGGCCGATGATCCCAAGCAGCGGAAGCCGGACATCACCAAGGCACAGACGATTCTCGGCTGGCAACCGAAGGTGCCGCTTGCCGAGGGCCTGAAATCGACGATCGACTTCTTTGCCAACCGCGACCGTTGA
- a CDS encoding class I SAM-dependent methyltransferase: MTQTSSIVDYGFSNSGVSHTHAYLFPAVRASLQANAKGKTLFELGCGNGSNAVALAALGYEVAGIDPSETGIEIANRNFPQCRLELGSSDENLAARFGQFDALVSLEVAEHVFSPKRYAEAIDELLAPGGIAIISTPYHSYLKNLVLAASGKMENHFTALWEGGHIKFWSRDTLGTLFSRAGFEEIGFDRVGRIPALAKSMVVTYRKKAG, translated from the coding sequence ATGACCCAGACATCGTCAATCGTCGACTATGGATTTTCCAATAGCGGGGTGTCGCACACCCATGCCTATCTTTTCCCGGCCGTGCGCGCATCGCTCCAGGCCAATGCCAAGGGCAAGACGCTGTTCGAACTCGGTTGCGGCAACGGCTCGAATGCCGTTGCGCTCGCCGCGCTGGGTTATGAGGTTGCCGGCATCGACCCTTCGGAAACCGGCATCGAGATCGCCAACAGGAACTTCCCACAATGCCGGCTCGAACTCGGTTCGTCCGACGAGAATCTCGCCGCGCGCTTCGGCCAGTTCGATGCTCTGGTCAGCCTTGAGGTCGCCGAGCATGTCTTCTCGCCGAAACGCTATGCCGAGGCGATCGACGAATTGCTCGCGCCCGGCGGCATCGCGATCATCAGCACGCCTTACCATTCCTATCTGAAGAATCTCGTGCTCGCCGCCAGCGGCAAGATGGAAAACCACTTCACCGCGCTGTGGGAAGGCGGACATATCAAATTCTGGAGCCGTGACACGCTCGGCACGCTGTTCTCGCGCGCCGGATTCGAGGAGATCGGCTTCGACCGCGTCGGCCGTATTCCCGCCCTCGCGAAATCGATGGTCGTCACCTATCGCAAAAAGGCCGGCTGA
- a CDS encoding acyltransferase family protein has protein sequence MALRAKYGGKVQASGALNRTGAGQARWAYWPEIDGLRTIAVLSVLLFHLRRGVLPGGFVGVDIFFVISGFLISSILLDDIAKGEFSVGRFYQRRISRIFPALILVLLATLAAASLIYSAQDMASLGINSAAAAASLINMKLVSQGSYFILSPDAQPLLHYWSLAVEEQFYIVFPLYLYVVTRFTRWPLAITCVAAVASFALCVWLTPINQPLAFYSLPTRAWELLTGSGIALFRAGGGRVSRPLAHGSVWGGVALIAGSILLLQESDTFPGWMAAFPVIGTALLIAPIGDVRSAPLRLLAHPMMVAIGKRSYSLYLWHWPVFSLVDYRLYTASEPTRMALKIVLTLVLTLLSYGLVERPARAYLNVRSRRVPIFIATGMLVALIAGGGLWLRSALYFDVRPGTIASGGATVRGGKAGVVILSGDSQAAMYGTEIASIARTRGFTLHALGTAGRNQLPDEDGTSWPAVATLIAEKKPDLVILVHAWGAKLKGDPAALKKALGEIAAHADQVLLVAEPPVVPETVSREGLRGGFRPPFFEPAESRAARAASMAMLRGVASDKVHIVDVAELFVDADGALRILASDGRLSFADPHHLSDSGTALTHPLLDEAIANALAQ, from the coding sequence TTGGCACTGCGGGCAAAGTACGGGGGTAAAGTGCAGGCGAGCGGGGCGCTGAACAGGACTGGCGCGGGGCAGGCCCGATGGGCGTATTGGCCGGAGATTGACGGCCTGCGCACGATCGCCGTGCTGTCAGTGCTGTTGTTTCACCTCAGGCGCGGCGTGCTTCCCGGCGGGTTTGTCGGGGTCGATATCTTCTTCGTCATTTCCGGGTTTCTGATCAGCTCGATCCTGCTCGATGACATTGCGAAGGGCGAGTTCTCGGTCGGGCGTTTTTATCAGCGCCGCATTTCGCGGATTTTTCCGGCGCTGATCCTTGTCCTCCTTGCCACGCTCGCGGCGGCAAGTCTGATCTATTCGGCTCAGGATATGGCTTCCCTGGGGATCAATAGCGCCGCGGCGGCCGCCTCACTCATCAACATGAAGCTCGTGTCGCAGGGCAGCTATTTCATTCTGTCCCCCGATGCGCAGCCGCTGCTGCACTATTGGTCGCTCGCGGTGGAGGAGCAATTCTACATCGTCTTCCCGCTCTATCTCTATGTCGTAACCCGCTTCACGCGGTGGCCGCTGGCGATCACCTGCGTGGCTGCTGTTGCAAGCTTCGCATTGTGCGTCTGGCTGACGCCGATCAATCAGCCTCTGGCCTTTTATTCGCTGCCGACCCGCGCGTGGGAGTTGTTGACCGGATCGGGCATTGCGCTCTTCCGTGCGGGCGGGGGGCGGGTATCGCGCCCGCTCGCGCATGGATCGGTGTGGGGCGGTGTCGCCCTGATTGCCGGGTCGATCCTATTGCTACAGGAATCCGATACCTTCCCCGGCTGGATGGCGGCATTTCCGGTGATCGGCACTGCATTGCTGATCGCGCCGATCGGCGACGTCCGATCCGCGCCGCTCAGGCTGCTTGCGCATCCGATGATGGTTGCGATCGGCAAGCGATCCTATTCGCTTTATTTGTGGCATTGGCCGGTCTTTTCGCTGGTCGACTATCGACTCTACACAGCGAGCGAACCGACGCGCATGGCGTTGAAAATTGTGCTGACACTGGTGCTGACGCTCCTCAGCTATGGCCTGGTCGAGCGCCCCGCACGGGCCTATCTCAACGTTCGGTCACGCAGAGTGCCGATATTCATTGCCACTGGAATGCTCGTTGCACTGATTGCCGGAGGCGGCCTGTGGTTGCGGTCCGCACTCTATTTCGATGTGCGGCCGGGCACGATTGCCAGTGGCGGCGCCACCGTACGTGGCGGCAAGGCGGGGGTGGTGATTCTTTCCGGCGATAGCCAGGCGGCGATGTACGGAACCGAGATCGCTTCGATCGCCCGTACACGCGGCTTCACGCTTCATGCTCTGGGTACCGCCGGCCGCAATCAGTTGCCTGACGAGGATGGCACCTCATGGCCTGCCGTCGCCACGTTGATTGCTGAAAAGAAGCCCGATCTGGTGATCCTCGTCCATGCCTGGGGTGCAAAGCTGAAGGGCGACCCGGCAGCGTTGAAAAAGGCGCTGGGCGAAATCGCCGCCCATGCGGATCAGGTCCTGCTCGTCGCCGAGCCGCCGGTCGTGCCGGAAACCGTCAGTCGTGAGGGGCTGCGCGGTGGTTTCAGGCCGCCCTTCTTCGAGCCAGCTGAAAGTCGCGCTGCGCGAGCGGCGAGCATGGCCATGCTGCGCGGGGTCGCGAGCGACAAGGTGCATATCGTTG